A genomic region of Lysinibacillus sp. 2017 contains the following coding sequences:
- a CDS encoding NAD/NADP-dependent octopine/nopaline dehydrogenase family protein encodes MKRIVAVLGGGNGGHTLAADLSLAGHEVRLFEMEKFKGNMHSVFETRKIECVGEVLSGVADISLVTSSIEEAIEGAEVILVAVPAFAHKGYAELLAEKVNSNQLVVLLPGTLGSLEFVNTWKELNANKDVVIAESDTLPYATRLEGPGKVRVNVKILVQIGVFPATKTDWAENILKDILNVRMVSNVLEAGLSSMNPIDHPPGTILNAGRIERSNGDFYIYEEGMTPSVIRVMEQLDNERIAIGSKFELSLMTIGDLLHTSGYGPKGDTWEVLNGSRSLTPIKGPSNLNSRYLTEDIPFGLKTYASIATYLGIKTPVMDSLITLATILVNEDLEDQGRTIEDLGINGMSVSEIKEYVTTGQILIAK; translated from the coding sequence ATGAAAAGAATAGTAGCGGTATTAGGTGGAGGAAATGGGGGCCATACATTGGCTGCGGATTTGTCCTTAGCTGGTCATGAAGTTAGATTGTTCGAAATGGAAAAGTTTAAAGGGAATATGCATAGCGTATTTGAAACAAGAAAAATTGAATGTGTTGGGGAAGTACTCAGCGGTGTAGCCGACATTTCTTTGGTGACATCATCCATTGAAGAAGCAATTGAAGGGGCAGAAGTTATTTTAGTAGCTGTTCCGGCATTTGCGCATAAAGGGTATGCTGAACTACTTGCTGAAAAGGTGAATTCTAACCAACTTGTAGTTTTATTACCAGGAACGCTAGGATCATTAGAGTTCGTCAACACTTGGAAAGAGTTAAATGCAAATAAAGATGTAGTGATTGCAGAATCAGATACTTTACCTTATGCTACGAGACTTGAAGGACCAGGAAAAGTACGAGTAAACGTTAAAATCCTTGTTCAAATAGGTGTATTCCCAGCAACTAAAACAGACTGGGCAGAAAATATATTAAAAGATATCTTAAATGTAAGAATGGTTAGTAACGTATTAGAGGCTGGGCTGAGTAGTATGAACCCTATCGATCACCCCCCAGGCACGATTTTAAATGCTGGTCGTATTGAACGTTCAAATGGGGATTTTTATATTTACGAAGAAGGTATGACACCTTCTGTAATACGTGTAATGGAACAATTAGATAATGAGCGCATAGCAATAGGAAGTAAATTTGAACTATCCTTAATGACAATTGGCGATTTACTTCACACTTCAGGATATGGACCAAAAGGAGATACATGGGAAGTTTTAAATGGTAGCCGTAGTTTAACACCGATTAAAGGACCTAGTAATTTAAATTCGCGATATTTAACAGAGGATATTCCTTTTGGCTTAAAAACTTATGCTTCAATTGCTACTTACTTAGGCATTAAAACACCAGTTATGGATTCTTTAATAACTTTGGCCACTATATTAGTAAATGAAGATTTAGAAGATCAGGGTAGAACAATTGAGGATTTGGGTATAAATGGAATGTCTGTTTCGGAGATAAAGGAATATGTAACTACAGGTCAAATTCTTATAGCTAAGTAA
- a CDS encoding carbonic anhydrase codes for MRKHGYLFLAVCLNLALVACSEQVASTEQSSWSYDEFNGPEYWGELTPENSACVNGREQSPINLEFSQVKADKKLKGMPIYYEPTTITLQNNGHTIQANATDEINSIVIEGNEYRLSQFHFHTPSEHQLNGQNYDMELHLVHKDNNGKLAVLGVMIQEGRENETLASIWAVLPKGKTKKIISKKYLIDLQALLPPNQIALHYDGSLTTPPCTEEVKWIVFEQPIEMSKEQVQAFQQIFSDNHRPVQPLNEREIIKRLR; via the coding sequence GTGAGGAAACACGGTTACCTATTCTTAGCTGTATGTTTAAACTTAGCACTTGTTGCATGCTCGGAACAAGTCGCTAGTACCGAACAAAGTAGTTGGTCATATGATGAATTCAATGGACCTGAATACTGGGGGGAACTAACTCCTGAAAACTCAGCGTGTGTCAACGGACGCGAACAATCACCCATTAATCTTGAATTTTCCCAAGTAAAAGCAGATAAAAAATTAAAAGGAATGCCCATTTACTATGAGCCCACAACGATTACACTCCAAAACAACGGTCATACCATACAGGCTAATGCCACAGATGAAATTAACAGCATTGTCATTGAAGGAAATGAGTATAGGCTTTCTCAATTTCATTTTCATACGCCTAGTGAACACCAGTTGAATGGTCAAAATTATGATATGGAACTACATTTAGTACATAAGGACAACAATGGTAAACTGGCCGTCCTTGGAGTGATGATTCAAGAAGGTCGAGAAAATGAAACACTCGCATCTATTTGGGCTGTCTTACCAAAGGGAAAAACTAAAAAAATTATTTCTAAAAAATATCTAATTGACTTACAAGCGTTACTACCTCCAAATCAAATAGCTCTCCATTATGACGGTTCATTAACCACACCTCCTTGTACAGAAGAAGTAAAGTGGATTGTTTTTGAACAGCCAATTGAAATGTCAAAAGAACAAGTTCAAGCATTTCAGCAAATTTTCTCAGATAATCATCGTCCTGTTCAACCTCTAAATGAACGAGAAATTATTAAAAGACTGCGTTAG
- a CDS encoding homoserine dehydrogenase: MATIKAAILGFGTVGQGIYHILKEKRQELREKLGVELEVAKILVTDASRERVPGTMHLMTESMEDVLAENGLQVVFEAIVNEEPAFSYLKRAVEAKCHVITANKVMLAKRGEELEALAKANGVFVGYEASVAGGVPIIKTMKNILLVNDISRVQGILNGTTNYILTKMRAEGWSFEYALKEAQRLGYAEADPFNDVSGQDALKKLMILSSLAFGEQPNWSDVEVIGIDTISAEQVAVATEKGLRYRHVAEVEKLADGTIFAKVAPLLVDKEHPLYPVDDVFNAVAMDTNYIGNLSITGPGAGMYPTASVMVEDYAEIIGKCAGFTVTI, encoded by the coding sequence ATGGCAACAATCAAGGCGGCCATTTTAGGATTTGGCACAGTAGGTCAAGGGATTTACCATATTTTAAAAGAGAAGAGGCAGGAGCTTCGCGAAAAGCTAGGTGTAGAACTAGAAGTAGCGAAGATTTTAGTAACGGATGCGAGCCGAGAGCGTGTACCGGGTACGATGCATTTAATGACAGAGTCAATGGAGGACGTATTAGCAGAGAATGGCCTCCAGGTCGTATTTGAGGCAATCGTAAACGAAGAGCCAGCATTTAGCTATTTAAAGCGTGCGGTTGAGGCAAAGTGCCATGTCATTACAGCAAACAAAGTGATGCTAGCTAAGCGCGGAGAAGAGCTTGAAGCGTTAGCGAAGGCAAATGGTGTATTCGTTGGTTACGAAGCATCTGTAGCTGGTGGTGTACCTATTATTAAAACGATGAAAAACATTTTACTTGTAAATGATATCAGTCGTGTTCAAGGAATTTTGAATGGAACGACGAACTATATTTTAACGAAAATGCGTGCAGAAGGCTGGAGCTTTGAGTATGCGTTAAAAGAAGCACAGCGTTTAGGTTATGCAGAAGCGGATCCGTTTAATGATGTTTCTGGTCAAGATGCGTTAAAAAAGCTGATGATTTTATCGAGCTTAGCCTTCGGAGAGCAGCCAAACTGGTCGGACGTTGAGGTGATCGGAATTGATACGATTTCAGCTGAGCAAGTGGCTGTGGCGACGGAAAAAGGACTTCGTTATCGCCATGTAGCAGAAGTAGAAAAGTTAGCAGATGGGACGATTTTTGCGAAAGTGGCACCGTTATTAGTCGATAAGGAACATCCACTTTACCCTGTGGACGATGTGTTCAATGCAGTAGCGATGGATACAAATTATATCGGTAATTTATCGATTACAGGTCCAGGTGCAGGCATGTATCCAACGGCGAGTGTCATGGTGGAAGATTATGCAGAGATTATCGGTAAGTGCGCTGGATTTACAGTGACGATTTAA